One Enterobacter asburiae genomic window, GAGAATGAAAGTTTGTGGCGCTCGCCGTGTTCGGGTATACTACTTTCCCGTCCTGGTTATTCCATCGTTTCACCCTAACTTCTCAGGTTCAGCATGACAACGAACTATATTTTTGTGACCGGCGGGGTCGTATCCTCTCTGGGTAAAGGCATTGCCGCAGCCTCCCTCGCAGCCATTCTTGAAGCCCGTGGCCTCAATGTGACCATGATGAAACTGGATCCGTACATCAACGTCGATCCGGGTACCATGAGCCCAATCCAACACGGGGAAGTGTTCGTTACTGAAGACGGCGCTGAAACCGATCTGGATCTTGGCCACTACGAGCGTTTCATCCGCACCAAAATGACCCGTCGTAACAACTTCACGACTGGCCGCATCTACTCCGACGTTCTGCGTAAAGAGCGCCGTGGGGACTACCTGGGTGCAACCGTTCAGGTTATCCCGCACATCACTAACGCAATCAAAGAACGCATTGTTACGGGTGGCGAAGGCCACGACGTGGTGCTGGTTGAAATCGGCGGTACCGTGGGTGATATCGAATCCCTGCCATTCCTGGAAGCGATTCGTCAGCTGGCGGTAGATATTGGCCGTGAAAACGCGCTGTTCATGCACCTGACCCTGGTGCCGTACATGGCCGCCGCAGGCGAAGTGAAAACCAAGCCGACCCAGCACTCTGTGAAAGAGCTGCTCTCAATTGGTATTCAGCCAGATATCCTGGTTTGCCGCTCCGATCGCGCGGTTCCGGCGAACGAACGTGCGAAAATTGCATTGTTCTGTAACGTGCCTGAAAAAGCCGTTATTTCAATGAAAGATGTCGATTCCATTTATAAAATCCCGGGCCTGTTGAAATCTCAGGGCCTGGACGATTATATTTGTAAACGATTCAGCTTGAACTGTCCGGAAGCTAACCTGTCTGAATGGGAACAGGTTATTTATGAAGAAGCCAACCCGGCAGGCGAAGTGACTATCGGTATGGTCGGCAAGTACATTGAACTGCCGGATGCCTATAAGTCAGTGATCGAAGCGCTGAAACACGGTGGTCTGAAGAACCGTGTCTCTGTGAACATCAAGCTGATTGATTCGCAGGATGTTGAAACGCGTGGCGTTGAAATCCTGAAAGATCTGGATGCTATCCTTATCCCTGGCGGCTTCGGCTACCGTGGTGTAGAAGGCAAGATCGCTACCGCGCGCTATGCGCGTGAAAACAATATTCCATACCTCGGCATCTGCCTGGGTATGCAGGTTGCGCTGATCGAATTTGCGCGCAACGTAGCGGGAATGGAAAACGCGAACTCTACGGAATTTGTGCCAGACTGTAAGTACCCTGTGGTGGCGCTTATCACTGAATGGCGTGACGAAGAAGGTAACGTCGAAGTCCGTACCGAGAAGAGCGATTTGGGTGGCACCATGCGTCTTGGCGCACAGGCCTGCCAGCTGTCTGACGATAGCGTGGTTCGCAAGCTGTATGGCGAGCCGGTCATCACCGAGCGCCATCGTCACCGCTATGAAGTCAACAACATGTTGTTGAAACCTATTGAAGCCGCGGGCCTGCGTGTTGCGGGCCGCTCCGGGGATGATCAGTTAGTCGAGATCATTGAAGTGCCAAACCATCCGTGGTTTGTCGCCTGCCAGTTCCACCCGGAATTTACTTCAACGCCGCGTGACGGGCATCCGCTGTTTGCAGGCTTCGTGAAGGCCGCCAGCGACTACCAGAAGCGTCAGGCGAAGTAAAAAAAGTTAGAACGGCAACGCGTACCTTTGGTACGCGTTGTTTGTCTGGAGTTTTAGTTTAACTTGTACTGAGGAAAATCTAATGTCCAAAATCGTTAAAGTCATCGGTCGTGAAATCATCGACTCCCGTGGTAACCCGACCGTTGAAGCCGAAGTTCACCTGGAAGGTGGTTTCGTTGGTATGGCTGCTGCTCCATCAGGTGCTTCTACTGGTTCTCGCGAAGCGCTGGAACTGCGCGATGGCGACAAATCCCGCTTCCTGGGCAAAGGCGTACTGAAAGCGGTTGGCGCTGTAAACGGTCCGATTGCTCAGGCAATCCTTGGCAAAGACGCCAAAGACCAGGCTGGCATCGACAAGATCATGATCGATCTGGACGGTACTGAAAACAAATCTAACTTCGGTGCGAACGCAATCCTGGCTGTTTCCCTGGCGAACGCCAAAGCGGCTGCTGCTGCGAAAGGTATGCCACTGTTCGAGCACATCGCTGAACTGAACGGCACCCCAGGCAAATACTCCATGCCTGTACCAATGATGAACATCATCAACGGTGGTGAGCACGCAGACAACAACGTTGATATTCAGGAATTCATGATTCAGCCAGTTGGCGCGAAATCCCTGAAAGAAGCGGTACGTATGGGTTCTGAAGTGTTCCACAACCTGGCTAAAGTTCTGAAAGCTAAAGGTATGAACACTGCTGTTGGTGACGAAGGTGGCTATGCGCCAAACCTGGGTTCTAACGCAGAAGCACTGGCTGTTATCGCAGAAGCAGTAAAAGCTGCTGGCTACGAGCTGGGCAAAGACATCACCCTGGCGATGGACTGTGCAGCATCTGAATTCTACAAAGACGGTAAATACGTTCTGGCTGGCGAAGGCAACAAAGCGTTCACCTCCGAAGAGTTCACTCACTTCCTGGAAGACCTGACCAAACAGTACCCAATCGTGTCTATCGAAGACGGTCTGGACGAGTCTGACTGGGCTGGCTTCGCATACCAGACTAAAGTACTGGGCGACAAAATCCAGCTGGTTGGTGACGACCTGTTCGTAACCAACACCAAGATCCTGAAAGAAGGCATCGAGAAAGGCATCGTTAACTCCATCCTGATCAAATTCAACCAGATCGGTTCTCTGACCGAAACTCTGGCAGCGATCAAAATGGCAAAAGACGCTGGCTACACCGCTGTTATCTCTCACCGTTCTGGCGAAACTGAAGACGCTACCATTGCCGACCTGGCTGTGGGTACCGCTGCAGGCCAGATCAAAACCGGTTCTATGAGCCGTTCTGACCGTGTTGCTAAATACAACCAGCTGATTCGTATCGAAGAAGCGCTGGGCGAAAAAGCACCATACAACGGTCTGAAAGAGATCAAAGGCCAGGCATAATTGCTTAAGCCTTAAAATGAAAATGCCAGTCGAATGACTGGCATTTTTTTTGGCTATTTAAAATCGACCGCCATTTGCTCCGGAATGGTCAGCCCCTGGGTGGTCTGCACGCAGCGGGCGATGTAGTCCGTAAACCGGGGTGGCTTCGGCATCCCCATGCTCAGCAGCTTATCGTTGCTGAAGCGCACGTTAAGCGTGGCAAACGCACCGTATAAACGCATGGCTTTCAGCATCAGACGTTCGTTGCACGGCCCAAAAATATGCTTCAACTCGCGGCGCATTCTGACCAGCGTTTCGTAGCTGACCTGCGCATATTTATCCCCGACGGGGGCTTTCTCCAGCGCCTGCGCCATGGCCTGATCGATATCCGCAAAGCGAACGCTGTTCTCTTCTCCCGCAGAAATGTGTACCACTTCTCCCGGAAGCGCGTTGCTGTTGAGCAGCATTAACATCGCGTCGGCGCAATAATCCACCGGAACAACGTCGATCCGGTCTTCCATTGAGCACATAAACTTCTGCAGCATCAGGCCCATGCTAAAGACCCAGAAAATGCTGCTCGAGGGTGTGCAGCCGTGACGGGTATGGCCGACGACGATGGACGGACGGGCGATAAGCAGCGGCAGGTTCGGACACTCCTGGCGCATCAGCTGTTCGATGGTTGACTTCGAAAACGTGTATTCCACCAGGTGTTCAGCATTCTCTCTGAATTCAGCGCTTTCGGCGACCAGTGAATCCTGCTCTGGCGTGCATGACATCGCGGTGCCGACGTGGAGGAAACGCTGCAGTCCTGTGACCTGCTCCATACGGCGCGCCAGCGCGAGCGTACCTTCAACGTTGACCTTCCAGATCAGCGGGTTATTACCAAATGAGGCAACGGCCGCACAGTTAACGACATGCGTGACCCGATCCAGACGGGGATCGTGCAGAAAGGCTTCAGGCTGGCTGAGGTCGCCAATCAGGATATTATCCACCTTCAGGGAGGCCAGTTTGTCCTCAGGAACGTTGAACTTGCGCATATTCTCCAGCACGCGCTCCAGCCCGCTCTGCGGATCGCCGGCGCGCGCAAGCAAAAGGAGTTCTACGGACTGATCGTTGGTCAGGATTTTTTCAAGAACTGCACCGCCCAGAAATCCGGTCACGCCTGTAATCAATAACATCTTCATTAATACCGTCTCATTATGATTGATGAGGCGGATTGTAGGCGCGCAAAAGTAAACGGCATTTAAATAATAAATCGCCGAAACCGACAGCATCTTAAGCTTATTTTAAGGAAAGGAAATCGGGTGGATATATTGGACATTAGCGGAAGGGTAAAAATTCACTCTATTAAGATTTAAATTTTAAACTATTGAATTTAATGTTATTTATAGAGGGCTGCCAGAATAGCAAACTTAATTCAAAATGTAATAAAAATAATAATTTGTTACACCAAACATTTACCAAATAAATGATTTAAACACCACTTAACTGAAATCATTTGCAGGCCTATTTATTTAGCCTGCGAATGTTTTTCAGAGCAACAGGGGAAGCGTGGCGCTGGCGGTTTGTTGGCTAACGTCGCCGTAATGACCATCCAGCGCAATCATGGACGTGGTCAGCAGCTCGACCAGCAGCATCACCCCAACCTTAGCATTAAGTGCGCCTGCGCTAAGGGGACCCTCTGGTTTGGCGGCAACCAGCAGCATGTCGCTCAGAGACGCCAGCGGGCTGCGGGGCGTATTGCTGAGTGCCAGAACCTTAACGCCGCGCTTGCGGGCAAGCTTCACCACGTGGAGTAAATCCCGCGTTGAACCTGAACTGGAGATGGCTACAACCAGCGTCTCTTTCGAAAGCGTTGTCGCATTCATGGCCGCGCGGTGCATATCGCTAAACAGCTGTGCGGGTTTGCCCAGCCGCAGCAGCTTGTAATGCAGATACTCCCCGAGGATCGCGCTGGCCGCAACGCCATAAATCTGCACGGATTGCGCCTGGTGCAGCGCCAGCGCCGCCTTTTCAAGCAGCGTGCGGTCGAGGAGTCTGGCGGTATCCTGCAAAGCCTGCACCGACTCATCCACGACGTTATCAATTTCATCCCCCGCCTGACGCGCGGGCTGGCCCTGCTGAATATCCAGCGCAAGCGCCATTTTAAATTCGTTATAGCCCTTGCAGCCCAGCGTCCGGCAAAGGCGCGTGACGCTGGCCTCGCTGGTGTGGCTCTCGCGCGCCAGTTCAGTGATCGTCAGGTAGAGCACCCGGGCAGGATCGCTGAGGACAAACTCGCCGAGTTTTTGTTGCGTTGGGCTGTACCCGGAAGCCTCCTGGCGGAGCTTCAGCAGCAGATTTTCATGGTCCGACATGCCACGTCCTTAATGTGTTTCGCTGCGACTAGTGTGGCGGAAAGGAGGGGAAAGATGCCAGTCATTTTGAAAAAGTATGATCGGCTTCCTGGTTTTTGATGATAATTTTCACGTGATAATATTTATGTGGTAAAAATTTTCATCAATTAACGGGGAGATGAAAAAATGATGCAAATGTTCAGTGGCGCTTCTTCGGGGGGATGGTTTGAAAAAGCGCAGCGCTTTGGTAAATCCTTTATGTTGCCCATCGCCGTGTTGCCCGCGGCGGGTCTGCTGCTGGGGATAGGCGGCGCGTTATCCAATCCCAATACGCTGGCGGCTTATCCGTTTTTAGACGTGGGCTGGCTTCAGGCCATTTTCACCATCATGAGCAGCGCCGGTTCAATTGTGTTTGCGAACCTCTCGGTGCTGTTTGCGGTTGGGGTTGCCGTCGGGTTGGCAAAAAGCGATAAGGGCACGGCTGGGCTGGCGGCGCTGCTCGCGTTTCTGGTAATGAATGCCACCATCAACGCGCTGCTGATCCTCACCGGCAAACTGGCGCACGACAACCCGGGCGCTGTGGGGCAGGGTATGACGCTGGGTATTCAGACGCTGGAAACCGGCGTGTTTGGCGGCGTGGTGATTGGTCTGGTGACCTGCACGCTCCATCATCGGTTTAATAAAATTGCGCTTCCGCAGTTCCTCGGGTTCTTTGGCGGGTCGCGCTTTGTTCCTATAATCAGCTCGCTGGCGGCGATACTTGTCGGCGCGCTCATGACCGTGATCTGGCCGCATTTCCAGAAACTGATTTTTGGTCTCGGCGGGCTAGTGGATGCCACCGGTTATCTGGGCACCCTGCTGTACGGCTTCATTTTACGCATGCTGGGCCCGTTTGGTTTGCACCACATCTTCTATCTGCCGTTCTGGACCACCGCGCTCGGCGGCAGTGAGATTGTCAACGGTCACCTGGTTGAGGGCACACAGCGGATCTTCTTCGCCCAGCTGGCCGACCCGAACACGCAGCATTTCTATGAGGGCACGTCGCGCTTCATGTCCGGGCGCTTTATTACGATGATGTTTGGCCTGCTCGGCGCGTGTCTGGCGATGTACCACACGGCAAAACCGGAGAACAAAAAGCGCGTTGCCGGGCTGCTGCTCTCTGCGGCGTTAACCTCGTTCCTGACCGGGATTACCGAGCCTATCGAGTTCTCCTTCCTGTTTATTGCGCCGGTGCTTTACGTCATTCATGCGCTGTTTGACGGGCTGGCGTTCATGCTCGCACACATGCTGCATATCACCATCGGTCAAACCTTCTCCGGCGGTTTTATCGACTTCGTACTGTTCGGCATTTTGCAGGGGGAGGCCAAAACCAACTGGATGTTCGTTCCGCTGGTCGGCGTGCCGTGGTTCTTCCTCTACTACTTCACCTTCCGCTACCTGATTAACCGCTTCGATTTTGCCACGCCGGGTCGGGAAAAGGAGGCGATGGCCAATGAGGTGACCTTCTCACAGAGCGAGCGCGCCGTTGCGGTGATCGCTGGATTAGGCGGAAAAGACAATCTGGAAGAGGTGGACTGCTGCGCCACGCGGCTTCGCGTCACGGTGAAGGACGGCAGCAAAGTGAATGACGCGGCGCTGAAAGCCACCGGCGCGCGCGGCGTTATCGTGCGCGGCAACGGGGTTCAGGTCATTTATGGCCCGCACGTGACGATTATCAAAAACGAAGTGGAAGAGATCTTATCGTAATGAAAACTGTACTGGATAACCTGAAGGGAAAACTGGTCGTCTCCTGTCAGGCGCTGGAGAATGAACCGCTGCACAGCCCGTTTATTATGTCGCGGATGGCGCTGGCGGCGGCGCAGGGCGGAGCCGCTGCCATTCGTGCCAACAGCGTGGTGGATATCGAGGCCATTAAGCAGCTGGTCTCTTTGCCTGTTATCGGCATCATCAAACGGGATTACCCGGAAAGCGAAGTGTTTATCACCGCCACGATGAAAGAGGTGGATGAGCTCATGGCCGTCTCGCCGGAAATCATTGCGCTTGATGCGACGGCGCGGGAGCGTCCCGGTGGGGAATCCCTGGAAACGCTGGTCACGCGCATCCGCTCTCGCTACCCCTCGGTACTGCTGATGGCGGATATTTCCACCGTGGGCGAAGCCGTGACGGCGCAGGGGCTTGGCTTTGACTGCGTCGGCACCACGCTTTACGGCTATACGGCGGAAACGGCGGGCCATTCGCTTCCGGAGAACGACTGCGCGTTCCTGAAGGCCGTGCTGGCTGCCGTGACGGTTCCCGTGATTGCCGAAGGCAACGTGGATACGCCTGAACGCGCGGCAAGATGCCTGGCGCTGGGCGCGCATACGGTCGTCGTCGGCGGCGCGATCACCCGTCCACAGCAAATTACCGAGCGTTTTATGGTGGCGATTGGCGCGCAAAGCACCGATGGAGCATGACCATCCGGCGGGGATCTGCGATACTTATCGTTTATCCCCTTTACTGAGATGACTATGCAGTACCCGATTAACGAGATGTTCCAGACCCTGCAAGGCGAGGGTTACTTTACCGGCGTTCCCGCTATTTTCATTCGCTTACAGGGATGCCCGGTTGGCTGTGCCTGGTGTGATACCAAACATACGTGGGATAAGCTCGCAGATCGGGAAGTGTCGCTGTTTAGCATACTGGCGAAAACCAAAGAGAGCGATAAGTGGGGCGCGGGCAGTTCAGAAGATCTGCTGGCCATTATTGGTCGTCAGGGCTGGACGGCGCGCCACGTGGTGATCACCGGCGGTGAACCCTGCATACACGATCTGACCCCGCTGACCGAGCTGCTCGAAAAGAACGGCTACAGCTGCCAGATTGAAACCAGCGGCACCCATGAAGTGCGCTGCTCGCACACCACCTGGGTGACGGTATCGCCAAAAGTGAATATGCGCGGCGGATACGACGTGCTGTCTCAGGCGCTGGAGCGCGCGGATGAGATTAAGCACCCGGTAGGGCGCGTGCGTGATATCGAAGCGCTGGATGAACTGCTGGCCACGCTGACGGACGAAAAGCAGCGGGTGATTGCCCTGCAGCCTATCAGCCAGAAAGACGACGCCACGCGCCTGTGCATTGAAACCTGTATTGCGCGTAACTGGCGCCTGTCGATGCAGACGCACAAGTACCTGAATATTGCATAAAAAAGCCCGGTGGCGCTAGCGCTTACCGGGCCTACGGTTCGAGGCTTTTGTAGGCCGGGTAAGGCGAAGCCGCCACCCGGCAAGCATCACTCCCCGCGATAGATACAGCCAGCGGTGCAGGTCTCTTTGATCATCACCGCGCTCAGCAGCGGCACCAGCGGCTTCATCTGATCCCAAATCCATTTCGCCAGCACTTCGCTGGTCGGGTTTTCAAGGCCCGGGATATCATTCAGGTAGTAATGATCCAGACGATCGTAGGTCGGCTTAAACGCCGCCTTCAGCTCGGCAAAATCCATGATCCAACCGGTATGCGGATCAACTTCACCGGTGATCTCAAGACGCACCATGAACGAATGCCCGTGCAGACGGCCGCATTTATGCCCTTCTGGGACATGCGGAAGATGGTGGGCGGCTTCGAAGGTGAAATCTTTAAACAGTGTGGTGGACATGATCGCTCTCAGTAATGCGGAAAAAACCGCCGCATAGTACCGGAAAGCACAATTTTTAGCATTAACTAAAACGGCTCTGAAGCCTGGCGTCTCGTTAACAGGCGTTTTTTGATGTTTTTATCGATAATTTTCAGAGGGTTAATTAATCGGTTTTATCGCTAAGTATGACAACTAAAACAGGTTAGTCCATTTGGTTATTTATTATTTCCAT contains:
- a CDS encoding N-acetylmannosamine-6-phosphate 2-epimerase — translated: MKTVLDNLKGKLVVSCQALENEPLHSPFIMSRMALAAAQGGAAAIRANSVVDIEAIKQLVSLPVIGIIKRDYPESEVFITATMKEVDELMAVSPEIIALDATARERPGGESLETLVTRIRSRYPSVLLMADISTVGEAVTAQGLGFDCVGTTLYGYTAETAGHSLPENDCAFLKAVLAAVTVPVIAEGNVDTPERAARCLALGAHTVVVGGAITRPQQITERFMVAIGAQSTDGA
- the eno gene encoding phosphopyruvate hydratase, whose product is MSKIVKVIGREIIDSRGNPTVEAEVHLEGGFVGMAAAPSGASTGSREALELRDGDKSRFLGKGVLKAVGAVNGPIAQAILGKDAKDQAGIDKIMIDLDGTENKSNFGANAILAVSLANAKAAAAAKGMPLFEHIAELNGTPGKYSMPVPMMNIINGGEHADNNVDIQEFMIQPVGAKSLKEAVRMGSEVFHNLAKVLKAKGMNTAVGDEGGYAPNLGSNAEALAVIAEAVKAAGYELGKDITLAMDCAASEFYKDGKYVLAGEGNKAFTSEEFTHFLEDLTKQYPIVSIEDGLDESDWAGFAYQTKVLGDKIQLVGDDLFVTNTKILKEGIEKGIVNSILIKFNQIGSLTETLAAIKMAKDAGYTAVISHRSGETEDATIADLAVGTAAGQIKTGSMSRSDRVAKYNQLIRIEEALGEKAPYNGLKEIKGQA
- a CDS encoding PTS transporter subunit EIIC, with translation MMQMFSGASSGGWFEKAQRFGKSFMLPIAVLPAAGLLLGIGGALSNPNTLAAYPFLDVGWLQAIFTIMSSAGSIVFANLSVLFAVGVAVGLAKSDKGTAGLAALLAFLVMNATINALLILTGKLAHDNPGAVGQGMTLGIQTLETGVFGGVVIGLVTCTLHHRFNKIALPQFLGFFGGSRFVPIISSLAAILVGALMTVIWPHFQKLIFGLGGLVDATGYLGTLLYGFILRMLGPFGLHHIFYLPFWTTALGGSEIVNGHLVEGTQRIFFAQLADPNTQHFYEGTSRFMSGRFITMMFGLLGACLAMYHTAKPENKKRVAGLLLSAALTSFLTGITEPIEFSFLFIAPVLYVIHALFDGLAFMLAHMLHITIGQTFSGGFIDFVLFGILQGEAKTNWMFVPLVGVPWFFLYYFTFRYLINRFDFATPGREKEAMANEVTFSQSERAVAVIAGLGGKDNLEEVDCCATRLRVTVKDGSKVNDAALKATGARGVIVRGNGVQVIYGPHVTIIKNEVEEILS
- a CDS encoding SDR family oxidoreductase — its product is MKMLLITGVTGFLGGAVLEKILTNDQSVELLLLARAGDPQSGLERVLENMRKFNVPEDKLASLKVDNILIGDLSQPEAFLHDPRLDRVTHVVNCAAVASFGNNPLIWKVNVEGTLALARRMEQVTGLQRFLHVGTAMSCTPEQDSLVAESAEFRENAEHLVEYTFSKSTIEQLMRQECPNLPLLIARPSIVVGHTRHGCTPSSSIFWVFSMGLMLQKFMCSMEDRIDVVPVDYCADAMLMLLNSNALPGEVVHISAGEENSVRFADIDQAMAQALEKAPVGDKYAQVSYETLVRMRRELKHIFGPCNERLMLKAMRLYGAFATLNVRFSNDKLLSMGMPKPPRFTDYIARCVQTTQGLTIPEQMAVDFK
- the queE gene encoding 7-carboxy-7-deazaguanine synthase QueE, whose protein sequence is MQYPINEMFQTLQGEGYFTGVPAIFIRLQGCPVGCAWCDTKHTWDKLADREVSLFSILAKTKESDKWGAGSSEDLLAIIGRQGWTARHVVITGGEPCIHDLTPLTELLEKNGYSCQIETSGTHEVRCSHTTWVTVSPKVNMRGGYDVLSQALERADEIKHPVGRVRDIEALDELLATLTDEKQRVIALQPISQKDDATRLCIETCIARNWRLSMQTHKYLNIA
- a CDS encoding MurR/RpiR family transcriptional regulator, with amino-acid sequence MSDHENLLLKLRQEASGYSPTQQKLGEFVLSDPARVLYLTITELARESHTSEASVTRLCRTLGCKGYNEFKMALALDIQQGQPARQAGDEIDNVVDESVQALQDTARLLDRTLLEKAALALHQAQSVQIYGVAASAILGEYLHYKLLRLGKPAQLFSDMHRAAMNATTLSKETLVVAISSSGSTRDLLHVVKLARKRGVKVLALSNTPRSPLASLSDMLLVAAKPEGPLSAGALNAKVGVMLLVELLTTSMIALDGHYGDVSQQTASATLPLLL
- the pyrG gene encoding glutamine hydrolyzing CTP synthase; this encodes MTTNYIFVTGGVVSSLGKGIAAASLAAILEARGLNVTMMKLDPYINVDPGTMSPIQHGEVFVTEDGAETDLDLGHYERFIRTKMTRRNNFTTGRIYSDVLRKERRGDYLGATVQVIPHITNAIKERIVTGGEGHDVVLVEIGGTVGDIESLPFLEAIRQLAVDIGRENALFMHLTLVPYMAAAGEVKTKPTQHSVKELLSIGIQPDILVCRSDRAVPANERAKIALFCNVPEKAVISMKDVDSIYKIPGLLKSQGLDDYICKRFSLNCPEANLSEWEQVIYEEANPAGEVTIGMVGKYIELPDAYKSVIEALKHGGLKNRVSVNIKLIDSQDVETRGVEILKDLDAILIPGGFGYRGVEGKIATARYARENNIPYLGICLGMQVALIEFARNVAGMENANSTEFVPDCKYPVVALITEWRDEEGNVEVRTEKSDLGGTMRLGAQACQLSDDSVVRKLYGEPVITERHRHRYEVNNMLLKPIEAAGLRVAGRSGDDQLVEIIEVPNHPWFVACQFHPEFTSTPRDGHPLFAGFVKAASDYQKRQAK
- the queD gene encoding 6-carboxytetrahydropterin synthase QueD produces the protein MSTTLFKDFTFEAAHHLPHVPEGHKCGRLHGHSFMVRLEITGEVDPHTGWIMDFAELKAAFKPTYDRLDHYYLNDIPGLENPTSEVLAKWIWDQMKPLVPLLSAVMIKETCTAGCIYRGE